A section of the Pseudomonas prosekii genome encodes:
- a CDS encoding ABC transporter permease translates to MARLPLLRLFSLAIRQLLRDARAGELRVLFFALLVAVAASTAIGYFGARLNGAMLLRATEFLGADLLLEGSSPARPEQIRSGTELGLEHAQVVEFSSVIATDNGIQLSSIKAADDVYPLRGELKSAPAPFAAEESGGGPKSGEAWVEARLLTALDLKIGDSIDVGMKTLKLARVLTYEPDRAGNFYSLTPRVLINLSDLTATGVVQPGSRVSYRELWRGKAEALETYRQLVKPGLAPNQRLQDARDGNRQIGGALGKAERYLNMASLVAVLLSGVAVALSATRFATRRFDASALLRCLGLSRRETMVLFSLQLTVLGLLASLSGALIGWLAQLGLFALLHDLLPTDVPPGGLLPAVAGIGTGLVALAGFALPPLAALGRVPPLRVLRRDMLPIPSSTWMVYGAALGALGLIMWRLSLDLVLTFALLGGGVVAAVVLGGLLLLLLKSLRRMLARASLPWRLGLGQLLRHPLAAAGQALAFGLILLSMALIALLRGELLDTWQNQLPKNAPNYFALNILPAEKQAFTDRLVELSAQSAPLYPVVPGRLISINGEAVQDIVSKDSAGDRAIQRDLSLTWAADLPAGNKLTSGSWWSDQTPDEVPGVSVEGKVAESLKLKLGDHMVFTVGGVNREAKVTSLRDINWDNFQPNFFMIFQPGTLKDLPATYLTSFYLAAGHDQQIVDLSRAFPAVTILQVEALLEQLRSILAQVTLAVEYVLLFVLAAGMAVLFSGLQATLDERIRQGALLRALGAERKLLVKARRIEFGLLGAVSGLLAAIGSEVVSLVLYRYAFDLPWQPHPWLLVLPLIGAVLIGGAGVFGTRRALNASPLTVLREG, encoded by the coding sequence ATGGCACGCCTGCCGCTATTGCGCCTGTTCAGCCTCGCCATCCGCCAACTGCTGCGCGACGCCCGCGCCGGTGAGCTGCGGGTATTATTCTTTGCATTGCTGGTAGCCGTGGCGGCGAGTACCGCCATCGGTTATTTCGGCGCGCGCCTGAATGGCGCGATGCTGCTGCGCGCGACCGAATTTCTCGGCGCCGACCTGTTGCTCGAAGGCAGCTCGCCAGCGCGACCGGAGCAAATCCGCAGCGGCACCGAGCTGGGTCTTGAACATGCTCAGGTGGTGGAATTTTCCAGCGTCATCGCCACCGACAACGGCATTCAACTGTCGAGCATCAAAGCCGCTGACGACGTTTATCCCCTGCGCGGCGAACTGAAAAGCGCCCCGGCGCCCTTCGCTGCCGAAGAATCCGGCGGCGGGCCGAAATCCGGCGAAGCCTGGGTCGAGGCGCGACTGCTGACGGCGCTGGACCTGAAGATCGGCGACAGCATCGACGTCGGCATGAAAACCTTGAAACTGGCGCGTGTGCTGACTTACGAGCCCGACCGCGCCGGCAATTTCTACAGCCTGACCCCACGCGTATTGATCAACCTCAGCGACCTCACGGCGACTGGCGTGGTGCAACCCGGCAGCCGGGTCAGCTACCGCGAGCTCTGGCGCGGCAAAGCTGAGGCGCTGGAAACCTATCGGCAACTGGTCAAACCCGGCCTCGCCCCCAACCAACGCCTGCAGGATGCCCGCGACGGCAACCGACAGATCGGTGGCGCGTTGGGCAAAGCCGAACGCTATTTGAATATGGCCAGTCTGGTCGCGGTGTTGTTGTCCGGCGTCGCGGTTGCGCTGTCGGCAACGCGCTTCGCCACCCGTCGTTTCGACGCCAGCGCCCTGCTGCGATGCCTGGGTTTGTCACGCCGGGAAACCATGGTGCTGTTCAGTTTGCAGTTGACCGTGCTGGGTCTGCTCGCGAGTCTCAGCGGTGCCCTGATCGGTTGGCTGGCACAACTCGGGCTGTTCGCGTTGCTGCACGACTTGCTGCCCACCGACGTGCCACCGGGCGGCTTGCTGCCGGCGGTAGCCGGGATCGGCACCGGGCTGGTGGCACTCGCCGGTTTTGCCCTGCCGCCGCTGGCCGCTCTCGGCCGGGTGCCGCCATTGCGTGTATTGCGCCGCGACATGTTGCCGATTCCGTCCAGCACCTGGATGGTCTACGGCGCAGCACTCGGCGCACTCGGCTTGATCATGTGGCGCCTGAGTCTGGATCTGGTGCTGACTTTTGCCCTGCTCGGCGGTGGCGTAGTCGCTGCTGTGGTCCTCGGCGGTTTGCTGCTGCTGCTACTGAAAAGCCTGCGCCGGATGTTGGCCCGCGCTTCGCTGCCGTGGCGCCTGGGGCTGGGCCAATTGCTGCGCCATCCACTGGCGGCGGCTGGTCAAGCGCTGGCGTTTGGTTTGATTCTGCTGTCGATGGCGTTGATCGCCCTGCTCCGTGGCGAGCTGCTCGACACCTGGCAGAACCAGTTACCGAAAAACGCCCCGAACTACTTCGCATTGAACATCCTGCCGGCGGAGAAGCAAGCCTTTACCGATCGTCTGGTCGAATTGTCGGCGCAGTCGGCGCCGCTGTATCCGGTGGTTCCCGGTCGCTTGATCAGCATCAACGGCGAAGCGGTGCAGGACATCGTCAGCAAGGATTCGGCCGGTGACCGGGCGATCCAGCGTGACTTGAGTCTGACCTGGGCGGCGGACCTGCCGGCCGGCAACAAGCTCACTTCGGGTAGCTGGTGGAGCGACCAGACGCCGGACGAGGTTCCGGGAGTGTCGGTTGAAGGCAAAGTCGCCGAGAGCCTGAAACTCAAACTGGGCGATCACATGGTGTTCACCGTTGGCGGGGTCAATCGCGAAGCGAAAGTCACCAGCCTGCGCGACATCAACTGGGACAATTTCCAGCCGAACTTCTTCATGATCTTCCAGCCCGGCACCTTGAAGGACTTGCCCGCGACGTACCTCACCAGTTTCTATCTGGCGGCCGGTCACGATCAGCAGATTGTCGACCTGTCCCGGGCGTTCCCGGCAGTCACCATTTTGCAGGTCGAAGCTTTGCTGGAGCAGCTGCGCAGCATCCTTGCGCAAGTCACGCTGGCGGTGGAATACGTGTTGTTGTTCGTCCTGGCGGCGGGGATGGCGGTGCTGTTCTCCGGTTTGCAGGCCACCCTGGATGAGCGGATTCGCCAAGGCGCGTTGCTGCGAGCCTTGGGCGCTGAACGCAAACTGCTGGTCAAGGCGCGGCGGATCGAGTTCGGCCTGCTCGGCGCGGTCAGTGGTTTGCTCGCGGCGATCGGTTCGGAAGTGGTGAGTCTGGTGCTTTACCGCTACGCCTTCGACCTGCCGTGGCAGCCGCATCCGTGGCTGCTGGTGTTGCCGTTGATTGGCGCAGTGCTGATCGGTGGCGCCGGTGTGTTCGGCACGCGCCGCGCGCTGAACGCCAGCCCCCTGACAGTCTTGCGCGAGGGCTGA
- a CDS encoding putative 2-dehydropantoate 2-reductase encodes MMQAVAKPRIGIIGTGAIGGFYGLMLARAGFDVHFLLRSEFSAVAAQGLQVNSAVHGALSLNPVQAYSAAEDMPPCDWLLVAAKSTSSGLAPVIAKAAAPGAKVLLLQNGLDVEESLREVLPDSLHLLGGLCLICVHREGPGVITHQALGAVNVGYHSGPAHDEATRMAIVEEGARLFRSAGIDSQAMPNLHQARWQKLVWNIPYNGLSVLLGASTAPLMADADSRALIQSLMGEVVQGAKACGHDIAPGYADFLFSMTEKMPDYWPSMHHDLLHKRPLELEAIYARPLAAAKAAGCELPRIEALYRALVFIDRRNV; translated from the coding sequence ATGATGCAAGCAGTTGCCAAGCCAAGAATCGGCATTATCGGGACCGGCGCCATCGGCGGTTTCTATGGATTGATGCTGGCGCGCGCCGGGTTCGACGTGCACTTTTTGCTTCGCAGTGAATTTTCCGCGGTCGCCGCGCAAGGCTTGCAGGTCAATAGCGCGGTGCATGGCGCGCTGAGCCTGAACCCGGTCCAGGCCTATTCAGCCGCTGAAGACATGCCGCCGTGCGACTGGTTGCTGGTGGCGGCGAAGAGCACCAGTTCCGGTCTCGCGCCGGTCATCGCCAAAGCGGCCGCGCCGGGCGCCAAAGTCCTGTTGCTGCAAAACGGCCTGGACGTCGAGGAAAGCCTGCGCGAGGTGTTGCCCGATTCGCTGCACTTGCTTGGCGGGCTGTGCCTGATCTGCGTTCACCGTGAAGGCCCTGGCGTCATCACCCATCAAGCCCTCGGCGCGGTGAACGTCGGCTACCACAGCGGCCCGGCGCACGATGAGGCAACGCGCATGGCCATCGTCGAGGAGGGCGCCCGACTGTTTCGCAGCGCCGGCATCGACTCGCAAGCAATGCCCAATCTGCATCAGGCGCGCTGGCAGAAACTAGTCTGGAACATTCCTTATAACGGTCTGTCAGTGTTACTCGGCGCCAGCACCGCGCCGCTGATGGCAGATGCCGACAGCCGCGCGCTGATCCAGTCGCTGATGGGCGAAGTGGTGCAGGGCGCCAAGGCTTGTGGCCACGACATCGCGCCCGGTTACGCCGACTTCCTGTTCAGCATGACCGAAAAAATGCCCGACTATTGGCCGAGCATGCACCACGATTTGCTGCACAAACGGCCGCTGGAACTGGAAGCGATTTACGCCCGACCGCTCGCGGCGGCAAAAGCGGCGGGCTGTGAATTGCCACGGATCGAAGCGCTGTACCGGGCGCTGGTTTTCATTGATCGACGTAACGTCTGA
- a CDS encoding GNAT family N-acetyltransferase: protein MSEALSIHHDQAGHQFETNVDGHRAYLTYMDLGKQTLDIYRTFVPNALRGRGIAAALTEQALQYAEEMGYTVIPSCSYVERYMERHQRHAAKLSQ, encoded by the coding sequence ATGAGCGAGGCGTTGTCCATCCACCATGACCAGGCTGGTCATCAGTTCGAGACCAATGTGGACGGTCATCGTGCCTACCTGACCTATATGGATCTGGGGAAACAGACCCTGGATATTTACCGCACCTTCGTGCCCAACGCATTGCGTGGCCGTGGCATTGCGGCGGCATTGACCGAGCAGGCGCTGCAGTACGCCGAAGAAATGGGCTACACGGTGATTCCATCGTGCTCCTACGTCGAGCGCTACATGGAACGCCACCAGCGGCACGCGGCGAAACTGAGCCAGTAA
- a CDS encoding 3-deoxy-7-phosphoheptulonate synthase — MADLPINDLNVASNETLITPDQLKRDIPLSDAALRTVTKGREVIRNILDGTDHRLFVVIGPCSIHDIKAAHEYAERLKTLAAEVSDTLYLVMRVYFEKPRTTVGWKGLINDPYLDDSFKIQDGLHIGRQLLLDLAEMGLPTATEALDPISPQYLQDLISWSAIGARTTESQTHREMASGLSSAVGFKNGTDGGLTVAINALQSVSSPHRFLGINQEGGVSIVTTKGNAYGHVVLRGGNGKPNYDSVSVALCEQALNKAKIKPNIMVDCSHANSNKDPALQPLVMENVANQILEGNQSIIGLMVESHLNWGCQAIPKDLADLQYGVSITDACIDWAATENTLRSMHAKLKDVLPKRDRG; from the coding sequence ATGGCTGATTTACCGATCAACGACCTAAATGTCGCTTCCAACGAAACCCTGATCACTCCGGATCAGCTCAAGCGTGATATCCCTTTGAGCGACGCTGCCCTGCGCACCGTGACCAAGGGCCGCGAAGTCATTCGCAACATTCTTGATGGCACCGACCACCGTCTATTCGTGGTGATCGGGCCTTGCTCGATCCACGACATCAAGGCTGCCCACGAATACGCCGAGCGCCTGAAGACTTTGGCTGCCGAAGTCTCGGATACGCTGTATCTGGTCATGCGTGTGTATTTCGAGAAGCCACGTACCACCGTCGGCTGGAAAGGTCTGATCAACGATCCGTACCTCGACGACTCGTTCAAGATTCAGGATGGTTTGCACATCGGTCGCCAGTTGTTGCTGGACCTGGCCGAGATGGGCTTGCCTACCGCCACCGAAGCGCTGGACCCGATCTCCCCGCAATACCTGCAGGATTTGATCAGCTGGTCGGCGATCGGCGCGCGCACCACCGAATCGCAGACTCACCGTGAAATGGCTTCGGGCCTGTCCTCGGCGGTCGGCTTCAAGAACGGCACCGACGGCGGCCTGACGGTAGCGATCAACGCGCTGCAATCGGTGTCGAGCCCGCACCGTTTCCTCGGCATCAACCAGGAGGGTGGCGTGTCGATCGTCACCACCAAGGGCAATGCCTACGGTCACGTGGTCTTGCGCGGCGGCAACGGCAAGCCGAACTACGATTCGGTCAGCGTCGCGCTCTGCGAGCAAGCGCTGAACAAAGCCAAGATCAAGCCGAACATCATGGTCGATTGCAGCCACGCCAACTCTAACAAGGACCCGGCCCTGCAACCGCTGGTGATGGAGAACGTTGCCAACCAGATCCTCGAAGGCAACCAGTCGATCATCGGCCTGATGGTCGAAAGCCACTTGAACTGGGGCTGTCAGGCGATTCCGAAAGACCTCGCCGATCTGCAATACGGCGTGTCGATCACCGATGCGTGCATCGATTGGGCCGCCACCGAAAACACCTTGCGCAGCATGCATGCCAAGCTCAAGGATGTGCTGCCGAAACGTGATCGCGGCTGA
- a CDS encoding ABC transporter ATP-binding protein: protein MGASILTAKNLSKVVPSAEGELTILHELSLELNKGDSLAIVGASGSGKSTLLGLLAGLDLPSSGEVTLAGQALSNLDEDQRARIRAEHVGFVFQSFQLLDSLNALENVMLPLELDGRKDARQRATQLLERVGLGQRLTHSPRQLSGGEQQRVAIARAFAAEPDVLFADEPTGNLDSHTGERISDLLFELNKERGTTLVLVTHDERLAHRCRRLIRLEAGLLVAPLEP, encoded by the coding sequence ATGGGCGCAAGCATTCTCACCGCGAAGAACCTCAGCAAAGTGGTTCCCAGCGCGGAAGGTGAACTGACTATCCTGCACGAACTCAGCCTGGAACTGAACAAGGGCGACAGTTTGGCCATCGTCGGCGCCTCCGGTTCCGGTAAATCCACCCTTCTCGGCTTGCTCGCCGGCCTCGACCTGCCGAGCAGTGGCGAAGTCACGCTGGCCGGGCAGGCGCTGAGCAATCTCGATGAAGACCAACGCGCGCGCATTCGTGCCGAACACGTCGGGTTTGTGTTTCAGTCGTTCCAGTTGCTCGACAGCCTGAATGCGCTGGAAAACGTGATGCTGCCGCTGGAGCTCGATGGCCGCAAAGACGCCCGGCAACGCGCCACGCAATTGCTCGAACGCGTCGGCCTCGGCCAGCGCCTGACTCATTCGCCACGCCAACTCTCCGGCGGCGAACAGCAACGCGTGGCGATCGCCCGGGCATTTGCCGCCGAACCCGACGTGCTGTTCGCCGACGAACCGACCGGCAACCTCGACAGCCACACCGGCGAGCGCATCAGCGATCTGTTGTTCGAATTGAACAAGGAACGCGGCACGACGCTGGTGCTGGTCACTCACGACGAACGCCTGGCACATCGTTGCCGGCGCCTGATCCGCCTTGAAGCCGGCCTGCTGGTCGCCCCTCTGGAGCCTTGA
- the oprI gene encoding outer membrane lipoprotei OprI, with protein MNNVLKFSALALAAVLATGCSSVSKETEARLTATEDAAARSQARADEAYRKADEALAAAQKAQQTADEANERALRMLDKASRK; from the coding sequence ATGAACAACGTTCTGAAATTCTCTGCGCTGGCTCTGGCCGCAGTTCTGGCTACCGGTTGCAGCAGCGTATCGAAAGAAACCGAAGCACGTCTGACCGCTACTGAAGACGCAGCTGCTCGCTCCCAAGCTCGTGCAGACGAAGCTTACCGTAAAGCTGATGAAGCTCTGGCTGCTGCTCAAAAAGCACAACAGACTGCTGACGAAGCTAACGAGCGTGCTCTGCGCATGCTGGACAAAGCTAGCCGCAAGTAA
- a CDS encoding arylesterase: protein MRVWFLSAGLALMCMAQNAAAGTVLIVGDSISAGFGLDTRLGWVSLLEQRLKREGFDNKVINASISGDTSAGGQARLPALLAEHKPQLVILELGGNDGLRGMLPTQLQQNLAAMIDSSRASGAKVLLLGMQLPPNYGKRYTEQFAQVYGTLAEEKKIPLVPFFLDGVGGHPDLMQADGLHPAAAAQDKLLENVWPTLKPLL from the coding sequence ATGCGAGTGTGGTTTTTGAGTGCTGGCCTGGCCTTGATGTGCATGGCCCAGAACGCAGCGGCGGGTACAGTCCTGATCGTTGGCGATAGTATCAGCGCCGGTTTCGGACTGGATACCCGCTTGGGGTGGGTATCGCTGCTTGAGCAACGGCTCAAGCGCGAAGGTTTCGACAATAAAGTGATCAATGCCTCGATCAGCGGCGACACCAGTGCCGGAGGCCAGGCACGCCTGCCGGCGCTGCTTGCAGAGCATAAACCGCAGCTGGTCATCCTCGAATTGGGGGGCAACGACGGCTTGCGCGGGATGCTTCCAACGCAATTGCAACAAAACCTTGCGGCGATGATCGACAGCTCTCGGGCCAGCGGCGCCAAAGTCCTGCTGCTGGGCATGCAATTGCCGCCCAACTATGGCAAGCGCTACACCGAGCAGTTCGCGCAGGTCTACGGCACGCTGGCGGAGGAGAAAAAAATCCCCCTCGTACCGTTTTTCCTCGACGGCGTCGGCGGTCACCCGGACTTGATGCAAGCCGATGGCCTGCACCCGGCTGCGGCGGCTCAGGACAAGTTGCTGGAAAATGTCTGGCCGACGCTAAAACCGCTGCTTTGA
- a CDS encoding L,D-transpeptidase family protein: MLPRFPAVTRCLTLAALCVAGPVSALELPLPPPGEDIIGQVQVIKAKYEDTFADLGTTYDLGYSEMVAANPGVDAWLPGAGTEIVLPTRFILPPGPREGIVINLAEYRLYYFPKGRDVVYTFPLGIGREGWGSPIAHTTITAKTPNPTWTPPASIKAEHLADGDPLPNVVPAGPDNPLGPFKFNLGTPGYLIHGSNKKFGIGMRTSHGCFRMFNNNVLEMAGMVPVGTSVRIINDPYKFGVSGGKVYLEAHTPLDDNGNPSVVDKHTAVINAMLKREDITNNLRMNWDVVRDVVAAEDGLPVEIAVPNGAAPMVSSAPVELQ, translated from the coding sequence ATGTTGCCGCGCTTTCCTGCTGTCACCCGCTGCCTGACCCTTGCCGCCCTGTGTGTGGCCGGTCCGGTTTCAGCATTAGAGTTGCCTCTGCCACCGCCCGGTGAAGACATCATCGGTCAGGTGCAGGTGATCAAGGCCAAATACGAAGACACCTTCGCCGACCTTGGCACCACCTACGACCTCGGCTATTCGGAAATGGTCGCGGCCAACCCCGGCGTCGATGCCTGGTTGCCGGGCGCCGGCACCGAAATCGTCCTGCCGACCCGCTTCATCCTGCCGCCGGGCCCGCGCGAAGGCATCGTCATCAACCTCGCTGAATACCGCCTCTACTACTTCCCGAAAGGCCGGGACGTGGTTTACACCTTCCCGTTGGGGATCGGTCGTGAGGGCTGGGGTTCGCCGATTGCCCACACCACCATCACTGCAAAAACACCGAACCCGACCTGGACCCCTCCAGCCTCGATCAAGGCTGAGCACTTGGCCGACGGCGACCCGTTGCCGAATGTGGTGCCGGCCGGTCCTGACAACCCGCTGGGCCCGTTCAAGTTCAACCTCGGCACGCCGGGCTACCTGATTCACGGTTCGAACAAGAAGTTCGGCATCGGCATGCGCACCAGCCACGGCTGCTTCCGCATGTTCAACAACAACGTACTGGAAATGGCCGGCATGGTGCCGGTCGGTACGTCGGTGCGGATCATCAACGACCCGTACAAGTTTGGCGTCAGCGGCGGCAAGGTTTACCTCGAAGCGCACACCCCGCTCGACGACAACGGCAACCCGTCGGTGGTCGACAAGCACACCGCGGTGATCAACGCGATGCTCAAGCGTGAAGACATCACCAACAACTTGCGCATGAACTGGGATGTGGTGCGTGACGTGGTGGCTGCCGAAGATGGCCTGCCCGTCGAGATCGCCGTGCCGAATGGCGCTGCTCCGATGGTGTCGAGCGCGCCGGTCGAACTGCAGTAA
- a CDS encoding thioredoxin family protein, translating to MNTDSLCRPFDIVSPSIVVEMQLTDFDADQRLLAMSGVSLVIFTSVGCASCRYAREQLPRLQLPIDRLCWIDAADNGGLVERYEVFQLPALFVVRDGEFFGALQSRLTVAELNEALAQALNRIAEELP from the coding sequence ATGAACACGGACTCCCTGTGTCGCCCATTTGACATTGTTTCCCCCAGTATAGTGGTCGAAATGCAACTGACCGATTTCGACGCCGACCAACGGCTGCTGGCGATGAGCGGTGTTTCGCTGGTAATTTTCACCAGTGTCGGCTGCGCCAGTTGCCGCTATGCCCGCGAGCAATTGCCGAGGTTGCAACTGCCGATCGATCGCTTGTGCTGGATCGACGCCGCCGACAATGGCGGGCTGGTCGAGCGTTATGAGGTGTTTCAATTGCCGGCGCTGTTTGTGGTGCGCGACGGTGAATTTTTTGGCGCGCTACAGTCGCGCCTGACCGTCGCCGAGCTGAATGAAGCGCTGGCGCAGGCGTTGAATCGAATTGCAGAGGAATTGCCATGA
- the greB gene encoding transcription elongation factor GreB → MSTNIITVEGHEALKQELDYLWREKRPDTTRKVTWAASLGDRSENADYQYNKKLLREIDRRVRYLRKRLEDVRVVHYSPEQEGHVFFGAWVEVENEAGEIKKFRIVGYDEIYGRNDYISIDSPMARALLKKQEGDEAVVQTPTGEILWWINQVTYVK, encoded by the coding sequence GTGAGTACGAACATCATTACCGTTGAGGGCCATGAAGCCCTGAAGCAAGAGCTGGATTACCTGTGGAGAGAAAAACGCCCTGATACCACCAGAAAGGTTACGTGGGCGGCGTCTTTAGGCGATCGAAGCGAGAATGCCGACTATCAATACAACAAAAAACTTCTGCGAGAAATTGACCGTCGGGTGAGGTATCTGCGCAAGCGTCTCGAAGACGTTCGGGTTGTTCACTACTCTCCGGAACAAGAGGGGCATGTGTTTTTTGGCGCTTGGGTGGAGGTTGAAAACGAGGCAGGCGAGATCAAGAAATTCAGAATCGTTGGATATGACGAGATCTATGGTCGCAACGATTACATTTCGATTGATTCACCGATGGCGCGCGCACTGTTGAAGAAACAGGAAGGTGATGAGGCGGTTGTGCAGACGCCCACCGGAGAAATTCTCTGGTGGATCAACCAGGTGACATACGTCAAATAG
- a CDS encoding 5'-nucleotidase has protein sequence MAKEIDDKLVLAISSRALFDLSESHKVYLSSGVEAYRQYQIEHEDEILAPGDAFPLVEKLLKLNASLGRARVEVVLVSRNSADTGLRVFNSIHHYGLAISRAAFVGGRSPYPYLKAFGCDLFLSTHAEDVRSALDAGFAAATILSGGASRAASDELRIAFDGDAVLFSDESERVYQSGGLEAFQASERESAREPLRGGPFKGFLAALNLLQREFPDESCPIRTALVTARSAPAHERVIRTLREWDIRLDESLFLGGLTKAAFLEAFAADVFFDDQAGHCELAREVVATGHVPHGISNEQKV, from the coding sequence ATGGCAAAAGAGATCGATGACAAGTTGGTGCTGGCGATTTCTTCGCGCGCACTGTTCGACTTGAGTGAGAGCCACAAGGTCTATTTGTCGAGCGGTGTCGAAGCGTATCGGCAGTACCAGATTGAACACGAAGACGAAATTCTCGCGCCGGGTGATGCCTTTCCGCTGGTGGAAAAACTGCTGAAACTGAACGCCAGTCTTGGTCGGGCCCGGGTCGAAGTGGTGCTGGTCTCGCGCAACAGCGCCGACACCGGTTTGCGCGTTTTCAACTCGATTCATCATTACGGCCTGGCGATTTCCCGCGCGGCGTTTGTCGGTGGGCGCAGTCCTTATCCGTATCTCAAGGCGTTTGGTTGCGACCTGTTTCTCTCGACGCACGCCGAAGATGTGCGCAGTGCGCTGGACGCCGGTTTCGCTGCCGCGACCATTCTCTCGGGCGGTGCCAGCCGCGCCGCGAGTGACGAATTGCGCATCGCTTTTGATGGCGACGCAGTGCTGTTTTCCGATGAGTCGGAGCGGGTTTATCAGTCCGGCGGGCTGGAAGCGTTCCAGGCCAGCGAACGCGAATCGGCGCGCGAGCCATTGCGCGGCGGCCCGTTCAAAGGTTTTCTGGCGGCGCTGAATCTGTTGCAACGCGAATTCCCCGATGAGTCTTGTCCGATCCGCACGGCGCTGGTCACCGCCCGTTCGGCACCAGCCCATGAGCGGGTGATCCGCACGTTGCGCGAATGGGATATTCGTCTCGATGAATCGCTGTTTCTCGGTGGCCTGACCAAAGCGGCGTTCCTCGAAGCCTTCGCCGCCGACGTGTTTTTCGACGATCAGGCCGGTCATTGCGAGCTGGCGCGCGAAGTGGTCGCCACCGGACATGTGCCACATGGCATAAGCAACGAGCAAAAAGTTTAA
- a CDS encoding PilZ domain-containing protein, with product MGRFLPHPVDVPVELTLLKHECISRQRLHTISLGGMACNYHRAWRHGTALEVRMPTLNPDLRYLGYVAWCLRRKRGYLVGIAFVDEQMLFSARMGEQVCQIERYCRLHEANEDLQDIQARALEWVQEHADEFSHDTVRRAFAQSVLD from the coding sequence ATGGGACGTTTTCTTCCTCATCCTGTCGATGTGCCCGTGGAGCTGACGCTACTCAAACATGAGTGCATTTCACGGCAACGGCTGCACACTATCAGCCTCGGCGGCATGGCTTGCAATTACCACCGCGCGTGGCGTCATGGCACCGCGCTGGAAGTGCGCATGCCGACCTTGAATCCCGACTTGCGTTATCTGGGCTATGTGGCGTGGTGCCTGCGGCGCAAACGCGGCTATCTGGTGGGCATCGCGTTTGTCGATGAGCAGATGCTGTTCAGCGCGCGAATGGGCGAGCAGGTGTGCCAGATCGAACGTTACTGCCGGCTGCATGAAGCCAACGAAGACTTGCAGGATATTCAGGCGCGCGCGCTCGAATGGGTGCAGGAGCACGCCGACGAGTTCTCCCATGACACGGTTCGCAGGGCTTTTGCTCAGTCTGTGCTGGATTAA